From one Acidimicrobiales bacterium genomic stretch:
- a CDS encoding primary-amine oxidase, with the protein MHPLDALTAAEIERAASIVRRERSTEDVLFATITLREPDKAVVGTYRPGDPVDREVRCVVVEGPDALAEAVVSVTADEMRSWRVVPGARPALLFTEIVDAMGVLHESEAWREALARRGITDLSTVQVDPWPAGSFGDAFEEGTRLTRVVAYVRHDPTDNGYAHPIEGLVAVVDLAGRRVVEILDHGVVPIPAECANYDIERAGPARTTLRPLEIVQPDGPSFTVEGNLLSWENWRLRVSMDPIEGLVLHQVGWDDGERVRPILHRAALSEMVVPYGTTAPTHDWKNAFDAGEWGMGRFVNSLALGCDCLGEIVYLDAVMATERGGASTVAQAICLHEEDFGILWKHQDLHSGTTEVRRNRRFVISSIYTVGNYEYAFYWYLYLDGTIELEVKLTGIMQTMAVADDHPPLQSVMIAPELAAPLHQHLFNVRLDMCVDGPGNSVYEVDVEALPAGPDNPRSNAMTTVETLLETELGAQRLVDPTRSRTWRIVNPSVRNRLGRPVAYKLLPGAWPTLLAGEDASVRRRAGFATRHLWVTPFDEGELRAAGPYANQSTGGGLPEWTAADRPVADTDVVLWCTFGVTHVPRPEDWPVMPVERTGFSLVPVGFFDRNPALDLPPSAGHCHT; encoded by the coding sequence ATGCACCCCCTCGACGCCCTCACCGCGGCCGAGATCGAGCGCGCCGCGTCCATCGTGCGCCGCGAGCGATCGACCGAAGACGTGCTGTTCGCCACCATCACCCTCCGTGAGCCGGACAAAGCGGTGGTCGGCACCTATCGGCCGGGAGACCCGGTGGATAGAGAGGTCCGGTGTGTCGTCGTCGAAGGGCCCGACGCCCTGGCCGAGGCCGTGGTGTCGGTCACCGCCGACGAGATGCGCTCCTGGCGGGTCGTGCCGGGCGCCCGGCCGGCGCTGTTGTTCACCGAGATCGTCGATGCGATGGGCGTGCTCCACGAGTCCGAGGCCTGGCGTGAGGCCCTGGCCCGGCGGGGCATCACCGACCTGTCCACCGTGCAGGTCGACCCGTGGCCCGCAGGATCGTTCGGCGACGCCTTCGAGGAGGGCACCCGCCTCACCCGGGTGGTCGCCTACGTGCGCCACGACCCGACCGACAACGGCTACGCGCATCCCATCGAGGGGCTCGTCGCCGTGGTCGACCTCGCCGGCCGCCGGGTCGTCGAGATCCTCGACCACGGTGTCGTGCCGATCCCCGCCGAGTGCGCGAACTACGACATCGAGCGGGCGGGGCCGGCCCGCACCACGCTGCGGCCTCTCGAGATCGTGCAGCCTGACGGGCCCAGCTTCACCGTCGAGGGCAACCTGTTGAGCTGGGAGAACTGGCGCCTGCGGGTCTCCATGGATCCGATCGAGGGCCTCGTCCTCCACCAGGTCGGCTGGGATGACGGCGAGCGGGTCCGCCCCATCCTCCACCGCGCCGCCCTGAGCGAGATGGTCGTCCCCTACGGCACCACGGCCCCCACCCACGACTGGAAGAACGCGTTCGACGCGGGCGAGTGGGGCATGGGCCGCTTCGTGAACTCACTGGCGCTGGGCTGCGACTGCCTCGGCGAGATCGTCTACCTCGACGCGGTGATGGCCACCGAGCGGGGCGGCGCCTCCACCGTCGCCCAGGCCATCTGCCTCCACGAGGAGGACTTCGGCATCCTCTGGAAGCACCAGGACCTCCACAGCGGAACCACCGAGGTGCGCCGCAACCGGCGCTTCGTGATCAGCTCGATCTACACGGTCGGCAACTACGAGTACGCCTTCTACTGGTACCTGTACCTCGACGGGACCATCGAGCTCGAGGTGAAGCTCACCGGGATCATGCAGACCATGGCCGTGGCCGACGACCACCCCCCGCTCCAGTCGGTCATGATCGCCCCGGAGCTGGCCGCTCCCCTGCACCAGCACCTGTTCAACGTGCGCCTCGACATGTGCGTGGACGGCCCCGGCAATTCGGTCTACGAGGTCGACGTCGAAGCGCTGCCCGCCGGCCCCGACAACCCCCGCAGCAACGCCATGACCACCGTCGAGACGCTGCTCGAGACCGAGCTGGGGGCTCAGCGCCTCGTCGACCCGACGCGCAGCCGGACCTGGCGCATCGTCAACCCGTCGGTCCGCAACCGCCTCGGACGCCCCGTCGCCTACAAGCTGCTCCCCGGTGCGTGGCCCACCCTGCTCGCCGGGGAGGACGCCTCGGTGCGTCGGCGGGCGGGCTTCGCCACCCGCCACCTCTGGGTCACGCCCTTCGACGAGGGCGAGCTCCGGGCCGCCGGACCGTACGCCAACCAGAGCACCGGCGGCGGGCTCCCGGAGTGGACGGCCGCGGACCGGCCCGTGGCCGACACCGACGTCGTGCTCTGGTGCACGTTCGGCGTCACCCACGTGCCCCGGCCCGAGGACTGGCCGGTGATGCCGGTGGAGCGCACCGGCTTCAGCCTCGTCCCGGTGGGCTTCTTCGATCGCAACCCGGCCCTCGATCTGCCTCCCAGCGCCGGCCACTGCCACACGTGA
- a CDS encoding DUF983 domain-containing protein yields the protein MDPIVATPRPLVLLSRGLIRHCPICGSGHLFRRWFVIRERCPRCAFKFERVEGHWIGAIAINTIAAFGLMLASIVVGAFLTYPDVPFAPLVTVAVSIAVLVPLLFLPSSRTLWTAIDLWMTPADPLEFVRDPDRST from the coding sequence GTGGACCCCATCGTCGCCACACCTCGCCCGCTGGTCCTGCTCTCGCGCGGCCTCATCCGCCACTGCCCGATCTGCGGGAGCGGGCACCTGTTCCGTCGCTGGTTCGTCATCCGCGAACGGTGTCCCCGGTGCGCGTTCAAGTTCGAGCGGGTGGAGGGTCACTGGATCGGCGCCATCGCCATCAACACCATCGCGGCGTTCGGTCTCATGTTGGCGTCCATCGTGGTCGGGGCCTTCCTCACCTACCCGGACGTGCCCTTCGCCCCGCTGGTCACCGTCGCGGTGAGCATCGCCGTGCTCGTGCCGCTGCTGTTCCTGCCCTCCTCGCGCACGCTGTGGACCGCCATCGATCTCTGGATGACCCCCGCCGACCCGCTGGAGTTCGTGCGCGACCCCGACCGCTCGACCTGA
- a CDS encoding J domain-containing protein — protein MTPDEARSVLGVQADASPRVLRSAFLAQVRAHHPDTTEHPIGAGERTATIIAAYRLLRDLPVSPAATRPGGGDDPRPAESPAVGTIEVITDEAVWVGVDVGAVVPALLEVADELGDVSYVDRSVGLVQLTVRPPEGPTCWFTVSVHPRPGGTVLVATLESIEAQPTPPAGPLMLALAHSLADHLGR, from the coding sequence GTGACACCCGACGAGGCCCGTTCGGTGTTGGGCGTGCAGGCCGACGCGTCGCCGCGGGTGCTCCGGTCTGCCTTCCTCGCCCAGGTCCGCGCCCACCACCCCGACACCACCGAGCACCCGATCGGCGCCGGCGAACGGACCGCGACCATCATCGCCGCCTACCGGCTGCTGCGGGATCTTCCCGTTTCCCCAGCGGCCACCCGCCCTGGCGGCGGTGACGACCCCCGACCCGCAGAGAGCCCGGCCGTCGGCACCATCGAGGTCATCACCGACGAAGCGGTGTGGGTCGGCGTGGACGTCGGCGCCGTGGTGCCCGCGCTGCTCGAGGTCGCCGACGAGCTCGGGGACGTGAGTTACGTCGACCGCTCGGTCGGCCTCGTCCAGCTGACCGTGCGACCGCCGGAAGGCCCGACGTGCTGGTTCACCGTCAGTGTCCACCCCCGCCCGGGAGGCACGGTGCTGGTGGCCACGCTCGAGTCCATCGAGGCCCAGCCCACCCCGCCGGCGGGCCCCTTGATGCTCGCCCTGGCCCACTCCCTGGCCGACCACCTGGGCCGCTGA
- the rffA gene encoding dTDP-4-amino-4,6-dideoxygalactose transaminase, which produces MEHVPVPFNRPTTSARSMENVAEALAAHHLAGDGPFTATCAELLEKHMDGARVLLTPSCTHALEMTALLLEVGPGDEILMPSFTFVSTANAFVLRGATPVFVDIDERTGNLDPDDLERRITPASRAVVVVHYAGISCDMDRIGALADAHGLTVIEDNAHGLFGTWRDRPLGTLSAMATLSFHETKNVTCGEGGALVLNDPALVERAEIIREKGTNRSQFVRGEVNRYAWMDVGSSYLLSDVLAAVLAAQLEEAEAIQAARKQVWDRYREELAGWAAAHGCGLPVVPAGAGPAWHSFHVLLPDRAARDRLIEHLRSRGVGAPFHYLPLHLSAMGRRYGGTEGDCPVTESFSGRLSRLPLRHSLTEAEVDAVVAGVESFRP; this is translated from the coding sequence ATGGAACACGTTCCCGTCCCGTTCAACCGACCCACGACCAGCGCCCGCTCGATGGAGAACGTGGCGGAGGCGCTCGCCGCCCACCACCTCGCGGGGGACGGCCCCTTCACCGCGACCTGCGCCGAGCTCCTCGAAAAGCACATGGACGGCGCCCGAGTGCTGCTCACCCCGTCGTGCACCCACGCGCTCGAGATGACGGCCCTCCTGCTCGAGGTCGGTCCGGGGGACGAGATCCTGATGCCCTCGTTCACCTTTGTCTCGACGGCCAACGCCTTCGTGCTGCGAGGGGCCACACCCGTGTTCGTCGACATCGACGAGCGCACCGGCAACCTCGACCCGGACGATCTCGAGCGTCGCATCACCCCGGCCAGCCGGGCGGTGGTGGTGGTGCACTACGCCGGGATCTCGTGCGACATGGATCGCATCGGAGCGCTGGCCGACGCCCACGGCCTCACGGTCATCGAGGACAACGCTCACGGGCTGTTCGGAACGTGGCGCGACCGGCCCCTGGGGACCCTGAGCGCCATGGCCACGTTGAGCTTCCACGAGACCAAGAACGTCACCTGCGGGGAGGGCGGGGCGCTGGTGCTCAACGATCCGGCACTGGTCGAGCGGGCCGAGATCATCCGGGAGAAGGGTACCAACCGCAGCCAGTTCGTCCGCGGCGAGGTGAACCGCTACGCGTGGATGGACGTCGGGTCCAGCTACCTGCTCTCCGACGTGCTCGCCGCAGTGCTCGCCGCTCAGCTCGAAGAGGCCGAGGCCATCCAGGCGGCCCGCAAGCAGGTGTGGGATCGGTACCGCGAGGAGTTGGCAGGATGGGCGGCGGCGCATGGATGTGGGCTCCCGGTCGTGCCGGCAGGGGCGGGGCCGGCGTGGCACTCGTTCCACGTGCTCCTACCCGATCGAGCAGCCCGCGATCGCCTCATCGAGCACCTGCGCTCCCGGGGCGTGGGGGCGCCGTTCCACTATCTGCCGCTGCACCTGTCGGCGATGGGGCGGCGCTACGGCGGCACCGAAGGCGACTGCCCCGTGACCGAGTCCTTCAGCGGCCGCCTGTCGCGTCTGCCGTTGCGCCACTCGCTCACCGAGGCGGAGGTGGACGCCGTGGTGGCGGGCGTGGAGTCGTTCCGGCCTTGA